GCGGCGGAGGCATTGGAATGCAATTGATGGAAACTGAGCAAACGCTCACCAAAGCATTTGAAAGTAATAAAACAAGAGCGCAAAACTTCTTTGGTAACGGAGAAATGTATTTAGAGCGATATATTGCAGATGCACATCATATTGAAATTCAGCTTTTAGCAGATTCACACGGTAATACAGTGTATTTATGGGAACGCGAATGTTCAGTACAGCGCCGAAATCAAAAAGTGATTGAAGAAGCGCCGTCCCCATTTTTAGATGAGGGTACACGAAAAGCGATGGGAGAAGTTGCTGTACAAGCTGCTAAAGCTCTTGGCTATACGAATGCTGGGACAGTTGAGTTTCTTGTAGATGATCAAAAAAACTTTTATTTCTTAGAAATGAATACGAGATTACAAGTAGAACATCCAGTTACCGAAGAAATTACTGGGTTAGACCTAGTTGAACAACAACTACTTATCGCATATGGTGAGAAGCTATCATTTACACAAGATGATGTAAAACGTAGTGGTCATGCCATCGAGGCTCGTATTTATGCAGAAGACCCGAAAACTTTCTTCCCATCACCTGGGAAGATTACAGATCTATCTTTACCGACAAATGTACGTATTGATCACTTTTTGGAGAATCAAGTAACGATTACACCGTTCTATGATCCAATGATTGCGAAAGTAATCGCTCATGGTGAAACTCGAGAAGAAGCGATATCAAAATTACAGGATGCGCTGCAAGAGTTAAAAGTAGAAGGTATTAAAACGAATACACCAATGTTACTACAAGTATTGGAAGACGATGTGTTCAAAAGTGGTATTTATACAACGGGTTTTGTAACGAAACAACTTGTTAAAAAATAAGAGTTATGAATATTAAGGGGGAAAAAATGATGACGAAAGTATATGCATCGATGGCAGGAAATGTTTGGAAAATTGTTGTAGGAGTAGGAGATACAGTAGAGGAAGAGCAGGATGTCGTCATTTTAGAATCTATGAAAATGGAAATTCCAATCGTTTCAGAAGAAGCCGGAACTGTTATGAAAATCAACGTGCAAGAAGGCGACTTTGTAAACGAAGGAGATGTATTACTAGAAATTGAATAGGGAGATATAGGGGGAAGCGAATTGAAACTACCTAATTTTGCTGTCATTAAAGAAGTCGGGCCACGTGATGGTTTACAGAATGAAAAAAAGATTGTTGGCACAAAAGATAAAGTAAAATGGATTCAACTACTTACAGAAGCCGGATTATCGTACGTTGAAGTTTCCTCATTCGTTCACCCTAAATGGGTTCCTGCATTAGCAGATGCAAGTGATGTATTTTCTGAGCTAAAAAGGGATCCAAATGTTACATATGCAGCGCTTGTTCCAAATCAAAATGGTTTGGAACGAGCTTTTTTGCAAAATGTAGATGAGGTGAATGTTTTTTTATCAGCAAGTGAATCTCATAATAAAAGTAATATTAATAAATCAATTAAAGAAGCATTAGCTGTAATTGAAGATATAACAAAACAGGCAACATTTGAAGGGAAAAAGGTAAGAGGTTATGTTTCTACTGTATTTGGATGTCCTTATGAAGGAGATATAAGTACCACAGCAGTTGACGAAATATGTAATCAACTATTTTCATACGGTATTTATGAAATCTCTCTTGGTGACACGATTGGTGTAGCGAATCCATTACAAGTAGATCAAGTATTAGAATATTTATTAAAGAAGTATGATGCTTCACAGTTTGCCATGCATTTTCATAATACGTATGGAATGGCACTGGCAAATGTAGTTAAGTCTTTAGAACATGGTATTACAACGTTTGATAGTTCTTGTGGCGGGCTCGGAGGATGTCCTTATGCACCAGGAGCATCAGGTAATGTTGCTACTGATGACTTAGTTCATATGCTCCATAAGTTAGGTGTCCAAACGAATATTGATGAAGAGAAGTTATTAAGAGCTAGTCAATTTATTCAAAGTAAATTAAATATCCAATTACCGAGTCATGTGTATAGAGCGCTTCAACATAAAACGATAAGTAGGTGAGAAGATGCTACAATTACAAAACATTTCAGTTGATTATGTAACACCTCACGTTGTAAAGATTTCGTTAAATCGTGAAAGACAAGCAAACTCATTATCTTTAGCGTTATTAGAAGAGTTACAAAACATATTAACTCAAATAAGTGAAGAGTCAAATACTCGTGTAGTAATTCTAACAGGTGCTGGCGAAAAAGCGTTTTGTGCTGGTGCTGATTTAAAAGAACGCGCTGGCATGAGTGAAGAACAAGTTCGCCATGCTGTGGGTATGATTCGTTCTACTATGGAGATGGTGGAACAATTACCACAACCAGTTATAGCTGCTATTAATGGAATCGCACTAGGTGGAGGTACTGAATTAAGCTTAGCTTGTGACTTTAGAATTGCTTCTGACACTGCAAGTCTAGGTCTTACTGAAACTTCTCTGGCAATTATACCTGGAGCAGGTGGTACGCAGCGTTTACCGAGATTAATTGGAGTCGGTAGAGCGAAAGAATTAATTTATACAGGAAGACGTATTTCGGCGCAAGAAGCGAAAGAATATGGTTTAGTAGAGTTCGTAGTACCAGCTGATTTACTAGAAGAGAAAGCAATTGAAATTGCAGATCGAATTGCTAATAATGGTCCAATTGCTGTTCGATTAGCAAAAGAAGCAATTTCAAATGGTATTCAAGTAGATTTACATACCGGATTACAAATGGAAAAACAGGCGTATGAGGGCGTAATCCATACGAAAGATAGATTAGAAGGATTACAGGCATTCAAGGAAAAACGCAAACCAATGTATAAGGGGGAGTAAATATGTTAGATCAAAAACAACAATCTAATTCATTTGAAGAACGAGTTGAAACAATTAAGCAAGGCGGGGCACCGAAATATCATGAACAAAACAAAGCAAAAGGAAAACTCTTTGTTCGAGATCGTTTAGCTCTTTTATTTGATAATGGTGAATATGTGGAAGATGCACTATTTGCAAATTGTGAACAAACAGGATTACCAGCTGATGGAGTTGTAACTGCAACTGGTAAAATACATGGTCGTACTGCATGCGTAATGGCAAATGATTCGACTGTAAAGGCCGGGTCATGGGGAGCACGTACAGTTGAAAAGATTTTACGTATTCAAGAAACGGCTGAAAAGTTACGTGTGCCATTGTTTTATTTAGTTGATTCTGCTGGGGCACGTATTACAGATCAAGTTGAAATGTTCCCTGGACGCCGTGGTGCAGGAAGAATCTTTTATAATCAAGTGAAATTATCAGGTAAAGTTCCGCAAATTTGTTTATTATTTGGACCTTCAGCAGCTGGTGGCGCATATATTCCAGCATTTTGTGACGTTGTTATGATGGTGGAAGGAAATGCATCTATGTATTTAGGATCTCCTCGTATGGCTGAAATGGTTATTGGCGAAAAGGTAACTTTAGAAGAAATGGGCGGAGCTCGTATGCATTGCTCTGTATCAGGATGCGGAGACGTATTATGTAAGACAGAAGAAGATGCGATTACACAAGCAAGACAATACATTTCATATTTCCCAAGTAACTACCTAGAAAAGACTCCATTGACTACACCTCAAGAGCCGAAACAGTTCGATAAAACGTTAGAACAAATCATTCCAGAAAATCAAAATGCTCCTTTCAATATGAAAGATCTCATTAACAGAGTAATTGATGAAGGCTCTTTCTTTGAAGTGAAAAAATTATTTGCCCAAGAACTAATTACAGGTTTAGCTCGTATTGACGGTAAGCCAATTGGCATTATTGCAAATCAGCCGCGTATGAAGGGCGGCGTTTTATTCCATGATTCAGCTGATAAAGCAGCGAAGTTTATTAATTTATGCGATGCATATCATATCCCACTATTATTCCTTGCGGATGTGCCTGGATTTATGATTGGTACGAAAGTAGAACGTGCTGGTATTATTCGTCACGGTGCAAAAATGATCTCTGCAATGAGTGAAGCAACTGTACCGAAAATTTCTATCGTTGTTCGTAAAGCATACGGTGCTGGTTTATATGCAATGGCAGGTCCAGCATTTGAACCAGATTGCTGCTTAGCATTACCGACAGCTTCTATTGCAGTAATGGGTCCAGAAGCGGCGGTCAATGCTGTATATGCAAATAAGATTGCAGCTTTACCAGAAGAAGAGCGTGCAAGCTTCATTGCTGAAAAACGTGAAGAGTATAAGAAAGATATTGATATTTATCATTTAGCATCAGAGATGGTGATTGATGGTATTGTTCATCCAAACAATTTACGTGAAGAGTTAAAAGGGCGATTCGAAATGTATATGAGTAAATATCAAGTATTTACGGATCGTAAACATCCTGTATATCCAGTTTAAAAGCCCTATTAAGGGCTTTCTTGCTCAATAAGTCAAGGAGGGGAAAACATTGAAACAAGCAGTTTGGTTTCCAACAGAAGAATATAAAGAAAAAACGCGACTATTTAGTTGGATGAAATCATTAGGTTATGAAGATTACGAAGCTTTTTATAATAAATCAATTGAAGAAACAGCGTGGCTTTGGGGAGAAGCTGAGAAAGCAGTTGGTTATCAGTGGATGGAACCATATACAGAAGTGTTAGATTTAGAAAATGGTACACCGTTTGCACAATGGTATACTGGGGGCACTTGTAACGTTGTAGAATCAGCTTTATCTCGCTGGCTTGCAGACGATAGAACGAAAACACAAGCAGCACTCATGTATGAAGGGGAAAATGGAACTTCGAAATCATTTACATATGAAGAGCTTGACAGCTGGGTAAGCCGTGTTGCCAATGGTTTGAAACATGCTGGTATTGAAAAAGGTGATCGTGTAACAATTTACATGCCAATGATTCCTGAAACAGTTGTTGCTATGTTAGCAGTAATGAAAATTGGAGCGATTATTTCACCAATATTCTCAGGTTTTGCTGCTGATGCAGTAATGACACGTGTACAAGCAGCGGGTTCAAAAATGATTATTACCGCAGATGGTTTTTCACGCCGCGGGAAAATTGTTTCTTTAAAAGATGAAGTAGATAAAGCTTGTGAGCATTGCCCAACTGTTGAAAAAGTTGTAATTGTTCGTCATGCAGGAAATGATTTTACACCGCATAATTACGATTATTCATGGAGTACGTTAGAAAAAGAAAAACCATTTATACATGCTGAAGAAATGAACAGTGATGATCCATTAATGCTTATATATACATCAGGAACAACTGGTAAGCCGAAGGGGACAGTACACACACATGCTGGTTTTCCGCTAAAATCTGCATTTGATGCAGGATTTGGAATGAATATAAAACAAGGCGACCGTGTATTGTGGGTAACTGATATGGGCTGGATGA
This genomic interval from Bacillus cereus contains the following:
- a CDS encoding acyl-CoA carboxylase subunit beta, whose product is MLDQKQQSNSFEERVETIKQGGAPKYHEQNKAKGKLFVRDRLALLFDNGEYVEDALFANCEQTGLPADGVVTATGKIHGRTACVMANDSTVKAGSWGARTVEKILRIQETAEKLRVPLFYLVDSAGARITDQVEMFPGRRGAGRIFYNQVKLSGKVPQICLLFGPSAAGGAYIPAFCDVVMMVEGNASMYLGSPRMAEMVIGEKVTLEEMGGARMHCSVSGCGDVLCKTEEDAITQARQYISYFPSNYLEKTPLTTPQEPKQFDKTLEQIIPENQNAPFNMKDLINRVIDEGSFFEVKKLFAQELITGLARIDGKPIGIIANQPRMKGGVLFHDSADKAAKFINLCDAYHIPLLFLADVPGFMIGTKVERAGIIRHGAKMISAMSEATVPKISIVVRKAYGAGLYAMAGPAFEPDCCLALPTASIAVMGPEAAVNAVYANKIAALPEEERASFIAEKREEYKKDIDIYHLASEMVIDGIVHPNNLREELKGRFEMYMSKYQVFTDRKHPVYPV
- the mvaB gene encoding hydroxymethylglutaryl-CoA lyase codes for the protein MKLPNFAVIKEVGPRDGLQNEKKIVGTKDKVKWIQLLTEAGLSYVEVSSFVHPKWVPALADASDVFSELKRDPNVTYAALVPNQNGLERAFLQNVDEVNVFLSASESHNKSNINKSIKEALAVIEDITKQATFEGKKVRGYVSTVFGCPYEGDISTTAVDEICNQLFSYGIYEISLGDTIGVANPLQVDQVLEYLLKKYDASQFAMHFHNTYGMALANVVKSLEHGITTFDSSCGGLGGCPYAPGASGNVATDDLVHMLHKLGVQTNIDEEKLLRASQFIQSKLNIQLPSHVYRALQHKTISR
- a CDS encoding acetyl-CoA carboxylase biotin carboxyl carrier protein subunit, with the protein product MMTKVYASMAGNVWKIVVGVGDTVEEEQDVVILESMKMEIPIVSEEAGTVMKINVQEGDFVNEGDVLLEIE
- a CDS encoding enoyl-CoA hydratase — translated: MLQLQNISVDYVTPHVVKISLNRERQANSLSLALLEELQNILTQISEESNTRVVILTGAGEKAFCAGADLKERAGMSEEQVRHAVGMIRSTMEMVEQLPQPVIAAINGIALGGGTELSLACDFRIASDTASLGLTETSLAIIPGAGGTQRLPRLIGVGRAKELIYTGRRISAQEAKEYGLVEFVVPADLLEEKAIEIADRIANNGPIAVRLAKEAISNGIQVDLHTGLQMEKQAYEGVIHTKDRLEGLQAFKEKRKPMYKGE
- a CDS encoding acetyl-CoA carboxylase biotin carboxylase subunit, which produces MFQKILIANRGEIAVRIIKTCQKLGIRTVAIYSEADENALHVKMANESYIVGGPRVQESYLNLEKIIEIAKKSKAEAIHPGYGLLSENPSFPIRCKEEGIVFIGPSEEIITKMGSKIESRLAMQAADVPVVPGITTNIETAEEAIEIAKQIGYPLMLKASAGGGGIGMQLMETEQTLTKAFESNKTRAQNFFGNGEMYLERYIADAHHIEIQLLADSHGNTVYLWERECSVQRRNQKVIEEAPSPFLDEGTRKAMGEVAVQAAKALGYTNAGTVEFLVDDQKNFYFLEMNTRLQVEHPVTEEITGLDLVEQQLLIAYGEKLSFTQDDVKRSGHAIEARIYAEDPKTFFPSPGKITDLSLPTNVRIDHFLENQVTITPFYDPMIAKVIAHGETREEAISKLQDALQELKVEGIKTNTPMLLQVLEDDVFKSGIYTTGFVTKQLVKK